AACATGAAACAAATAAATTTTCGTTAAgtaaataactaattatataTCATACGGAAATTAAAGTGTTGAGTATGATGGATAGGCCTTGGCTAACTAAAATGGAGAGATagagattaaattaaatttttatattgtatttagcatataaaattaaattatattttaatattatatttaatttaagataaatataaaaataaaaatatataaatttatttaaatatttttattaattaaaaaataaatataaaataaacagaatatGACAAAATAAAGTAGAGGCTTTTACATAGGTGGAAATAAGTCAGATGATGGCTTGTCATAAACCTATTGCATTCAATGTGATCTGACTTGACTTGTCATAAATTTTAGATCCAAACTTATTTAAAAACCTAATTATCTTAGTAGATCCGATCAGACTCACAAAATAGCCTAATAAATCTGTCGAACCTGTCTgagttaaaatataaataaatataaaaataattttttataattaaaatagttattaaaattttaaatttattatactttattataaatatttatttatattttaaatactttaaaagTTTAGATATTATTATAAGGATTGAATTTAGTATATtgcatataaatattttttaaacattttttaatttttattttagtaaaaaattatatatatcagACCTTTTATCAAACTTCAGACCAAGTTCAATAACAGGTCATATTTAGTActtaaaaaaagtatataataaATTACAAGTCAAACTTGTAATACTTTACTACACAGAATTTTACGTCTAAGACGTATATCAAAGGTGGCAAGACGCTACGgcttctaaaaataaaatatatatatatatatatatggcaaGGATAATATAGATAGGAGCTTGAAAAAGgtgatatgataaaaataaaaccaAAGATGTATTGCTCATGGAAAATGATAAAATGAAAAGTTTTATGCAGAAAACCAAaagacaaatatatatatatatatatatatatatatatatatatatatatatatatatatatatatatatatatatatatataacatagaAAGAGATTCCCGGATAGCAAAAGTCTCTATGTGAATCTCTTCCCGACCAGGCCAGGCCGAAAGCAAAGCCCTAGACTACAAGAAGAAATTGGGTTCCACTAACCCAACATGAGGTGGAGCCTTAACCCGACACAAGATGGGACCTATTAGGATAGGATAGTGGGCTTAGAACAAGACCCATCGGTGGATAAGATCAGATCTTCATAACAAAAGGTGTACACGTGAGGTGAGGGCTAGGGTTCCAGGTTTTCCCTCTTCTCCTCAGCGTGATTTCAATGAATGAATGGTGAAGAAGACCAAGTGTGACTTCTTTATGTTGGGCCTTGAGTCCGGTCTAAATATCTAACCAGTTTGACCTATTGATCAACTttgaatcaaaatttttaaaattagaatcgAAATTCGtgtgttaattatttttactcttctaacttatcaaatttaattttttaatatctttgaataataattaatttattatctaatTATTCACTAATTACTTAGAGTTTACAAAACTAGCTAATTAAATACGTTACAAGCCTAATCTGCTAGAGAGTGAAGTTTGGTTTGATATGATCTATTTCTACCCCTATTTCTACCCCTCTTCAACTAATCCAATCGTATTATCACTATCTTCTTTTAAAGTCTTGAACAATAGCACCACTATCATCACTGTCTTTATAAACACCACTAAAAACAACAATTGAATTATCTTTTCACAACAATAACGAGCACCCAACAATTTCAAGAGGTTAAATTTCGGATCTTTGATTGATGGGATATGAACGAGTGTGAAAATTTTCCTAACAATTAGATTATAGAAACACAATTTCTATGTGCCCACTTAGAGGTTGTGCATCAATCTCATAAATCTCAAATAATAATTGATACCAGTAAgtcaaattcaaagaaaatttaaaatagaaaaaaatttgaagctTTTGGAatctaaaaaagaaaaagaaaagaaaaaaggtaATGGAGGTGTAATAGAAAGAGCAACAACTGTGGTGACGGAGGCAGCAGCTCCACACATTGTcgccttttcttttccttcatcatcttcttctaaCCCTTCATTCCTTTCTCAGCccaaattttcttcttctccttcaatttTTGTTCTCTCTCTTTACACCACAACCACGACGCTGACGGTGGCAGCGATGACTTTCCATGTCGTCGCTTCTTCTTTccgtatttttaaaaaaaaatgtaactAAAGTTTTAGTTTCCATTTGCTGTGTCTTCAGAAATATTTAAAGCTATGTTTGGAAAGGAGATGATAATGAAAGATTGAGATTGGGAGAAGAGACTCCGAGATATAAATTATATTGTATttggtataaaatatattaaattgaGTTATATCTCAATATTATATTTAGTTTAAGATAAATATGAAAATTGAGGGGTAGATTTAGTGTAgcaatagaaaaattaaaaaaaaaatttgagaagttacaatttacatctttttttaaaagatgtttttcatctaaaaaatgaacaaaaaaatacttttatcttattttaccCAAATATAATTGATAGATGAAAAGATTgttttacatgagatatccaaacataaatcacttttacttttgtaaaagatcttttgaaaaagatattttcaGAAAATTGCGTCCAAGCAAGCCCTTAGAGTTTGAAAAGTTAAATAATGGTCTTTTGagaaaaaaatgttattaaaatttcagtattcatcttaaaaaattttagttcttTGCGTCTCTACTTTTTgaagatattaaaaaaattaaaattttgtatttcaaaactaaaattttagttttatatcTCAGTTCCAATTTATGATTTTGGAAACAAAAGCAGTCTATGTGTAGAGGAGAGATGGCACCTGTCCCCACAAAAATTTTGGAGAAAAAGTTATACATCGTTAGAGTTAAGCTTCAATATAGTTCTTgagattttttgaaattttaagtGTACTAATTACATCTCTAAAATTAGTAAAAGTGCATCATGTTAGTTCCTGATTCATTTTTCATTAACGGCATGCTGATGTGGCTTGATGACGTGGACCATTAGTGACACATGACATGCTGGCGTGGCCAGGTGTGCCACGTGCCAAAATACTATTTGGCCATTTGTTAGCGTATGCCACATGTGCAACATTATTGTCcacatgttatctactatgtcACGTTATTGATGCACCATGTTGGTCCCTGACTTTATATTAAGTGATTTATTTTAGTCCCTAAAATTGAATATCATGTACCAAATTAGTCCCTTCACcagttttttttaattcaaaattctcAATATCTTTAGATacactaattttaattctattttttcacatGTCATTTAAATACAAGTACTTTTCTAAagtatttttaagattttagttttaattatttatttttttttacaataatttaacattaataaattttgtaatatatatatatatatatatgattgcttaaatacattttttttattttcgtaaAAAAAATGTGTGTTTTTAACAAGAAATCAAGaattaaaatatactttttttaacttaaaaaattatgttttttaaACCAATCATATAATCATTGTTACGAGGCGTACTTTAAACTAGTTGTGTGTAAATGAGCTAAATGAAAGAGGTCGAAGATGATAATAAGAGTCAGGGGCGGAGCTCGATGAAATATTAGAAGGgggttaaaaatatttataaaataaaataagactaaaataaaattttaagaaatgtTAAACTagaatttacatataatttacatgtaaaaaattaaaattaagtgCCTAACCCCCCTTTTCTACTATGTGGCTCCGCCACTGGTAAGATGCTTGAAGTACCTTCATGTGAACTCTAAGACGGTAGTTGGAAGTACCTATAAGGGACttcgatgcctaagtcagcaagagTTTAAGTTAATTTATGTGAGAATTGAGTTAAGAAATACCTAAATTTGTTGGGATGGATTGGCGAAGCAGAAGGCAAAAGCTAGACGAAGCagacccaaaactcaaaaagagGTGTGCAATATTTCTTTAAAATGATCTTAAGTTCTTGGAATGTTAGGGGATTGAGGGGTGATGGAAAACTGAGGATGGTAAAGGAACTAAAGCGAAAATGTAGATTAAACATGCTAGGTCTGGTAGTGACTAGTTTTGATGTTTCAAAAATTTAGGGTAATGGCTGTGCGGGGTGGGACTATGCTGAGTCTGTTGGTGCGTCTGGTGGGTTGCTGCTAATATGTGATAAGGAGTTTTTTAAAATCAGAAATTCTTATAAAAGTGAGAGATGGTTGTGTGTTGAAGGGGTTATGCTGAAGAATAATTTAATTGTGATGTTATATTGGTCTATGGTGCCCTTGCTAGAGATGAGAAGCTTGTTATGTGGGAAGAGCTGAGTTACATTGCTGGTTTATGTCAGGTTCCCTGTTGTTTCATGGGGGACTTTAACGAGATTGTACAGGTGGAAGAAAGACATGGCACTGATAGACTAACCTTGTCGGCGGAAGATTTCAAGAGTTGAATACATGACATGGGTCTGGTGGACTTGCCAATTTCTGACCGAAAGTTTACATCGTTCATAGGTCGATCCTGTAGTCGCATTGACAGGGTCCTGGTTAGCATGGAATGCTTTGAGGAGTTTTCAGAGACTCGATTACGAGGGGGCTCAAGGGGTTTGTCTGACCACTGTCCTCTCATATTGGAAGATAAGCAGATTAGAGATGGACCGAGGCCGTTCAAAAGTCTTGACTCATGGTTTACGCATGAAGGATTCTTGAGGATAGTAAAGGAGGAATGGAGAGGACTAGGACAGGTGCAGTTCACAGATAAATTGAAGGCTTTGACAGTCCCTCAGAAAAGATGGCATAAAGACAAGTTTGGTGACATGGACAAGAAAATTAAGAAGTTTGAAGAAGAGATTAAGAAGGTTGATGACATGGTGAGTGATGGGGTCTATGATGGAACTGTAGAGGCAAGAAGAAAAGCGTTGGTGGCTTGCTGTGCGAAATGGTATGTGAGAAAAGAAATACTTTGGAAGCAGATGTCGCGATCTAGACATGCGAGAGACATAGATAAGAACACGAGGTACTTCCACAATTTAGCTTTGGCGAGAAGGAGGAATAACAGGATTGATGCACTGGTCATTAATGGAAGATTGATAAGGAATCAAGCTAGGATTAAGATTGAAATTAGACACTTCTACAGGGAGTTATATCATCAGGAGGAGTCTCCAATGGTAAGGTTCAGAGACGATCTGGTGGAAATGATCAGTGAAGAGGATGCTTTGGCTTTGGAGGTGCAACCGACTTCTGAGGAGGATAGAGAGGCAGTTTGGGATTGTGAATCCTCTAAGGCTCCCAAAAGTGATGGTTACAACATGAACTTCATAAAGAAGTGTTGGAATGAAATTGGTCCTGAGTTCACGACAGCGGTGTTGGACTTTTTTCAGTCTTCTAGGCTACCGGCGAATGCCAATCTCACATGGGTGACGCTGGCACCTAAATTCACTGGGGCAAAGGAAATCAAGGATCTCAAGCCGATTAGCATAGTTGGATGTGTGTATAAAGTCATATCGAAGATGCTAGTTAGGAGAATGCGAGCAATAATGTTAGGGCTAGTAGGTGAGACACAGAGTGCTTTTGTCAAGGGGCGAAAGATTCATGACGGGGCTCTTATTGCTTGCGAAACAGTTCAATGGATAAAACTGAGAAAGAAGGAAGCGGTGATAATAAAGTTAGACTTTTCAGAAAGCATATGATAGAGTCAAGTGGAGCTTTGTGGATCTTGTTCTACAGAAGATGGGGTTTGGGCGAAGATGGAGGGGGTGGGTCATGGAGTGTGTCAGTACAAGCTCTATGTTAGTATTGATAAACAGTTCGCCATCTAAGCCGTTTAAGATGGAAAGGGGCCTACGACAAAGTGACCCACTTTCTCCATTTCTATTTGTACTTGTCATGGATGTCCTACATAGGATGTTTGAGGAGGCATTTAGGAACGGGCACATATCTCCATTGCTGGTTGGTAGAGATCACATTGAGCTATGGCACTTTCAGTTTGCAGATAACACTATTCTGTTCTGTCCTCCAGAGGAAGAGATCGTTAAAAATTACAGGAGGATCCTTCGCTGCTTTGAATTGATGTCGGGGTTAAGTGTTAACTTTGACAAATCTAGTTTGATTCCTGTTAACTGTGATGATCAGTGGGTGCAGCGTATGTGCAGTGTGCTAGACTGTAAGGAAGCCTCTCTCCCAGTTAAATACTTGGGGATTTCGCTAGGAGCTAACCCATGATTGGTGAAGACTTGGAAGCCAATTATTGACAAAGTGGAGGAGAAACTTAGCATATGGAAAGTCAAGGTTCTCAATAAAGCCAGTAAGTTGGTGCTCATCAAATCTGTGCTAAATAGCCTCCTTATATATTATTTGAGTCTATATAAGATGCCAAAGGATGTTGCAGAAAAACTGATTTCTTTACAGAGAAGATTTCTATGGAGCAAGGAGGGTGGTAAGTATGGCATGGCCTTGGTCAGGTGAGAGGTGGTGCAGGCGCCCAAAAAGTTTGGTGGTTTGGGTGTTGAGGATGCCTTGGTGCGCAACACAGCCCTTTTATTTAAATAGTGGTGGCGCTTTTCAAAGGAGGAGTGTCTGCTGTGGAAGAAGGTGGTTTGCTCTTGTAATAACCTGAATCCAGCGGTGGTACTGTCTTCCCAGATCTTACCTGTCAAGGGGGGCCTGGAAGGATATATGCCAGATACAGTTCAAAAATCAGCAAGTAAGACAGAAGATGATTACTGGATTGTCTATGGAGATTGGTGATGGGAGAGGAATGCGTTTCTGGGAGGATGTATGGTTATGTGGAGGTTCTCTAAAAGATAGGTTTCCAAGGCTTTTCTCAGTTTCAAACCAAAGAGGATCCGTTATAGGGGACTGTGGGTTCTGGGATGGGGTTGAGTGGATATGGAACTTCCAATGGAGACGAGAGTTATTCCAATGCGAGTTGGATCTAGTGAACTAGATGCATGATGCACTAAGACTAGTCAAACTTACTTATGGCCGAGAGGATAGAGTTGTATGAAAATTTGATAAACAAGGAGTCTTTTCTACTAACTCTTTTGTGCAGGTATTGCAGACAGAAATAATTTCGGAGGACATAACAAGCTAGAGCTTTACTAGGACAATTTGGAAATGGTTATTTCCGCCAAGAGTCGAACTGTTTGTCTGGTTTGTTTTGACTGGGAAGATCAATACAAAGGAGAGATTGAGTCGATTTGGGGTTATCAACCAGGAACATGTTGTTTCCGTGCTATGTAACAAAGGTGTTGAATATGATCACCATTTGTTTTTTGGCTGTGATTTTtctcagcaggtttggtgtgcTTGGCTATCATTTATTGGAAGGCAATGGGCGTATCAGGGACGTTGAAGGAACATTTCTTGAGTTGGAGGGAGATATCCAGTAGCAAGGAGATGCATAAAAGATGGATGGTGTGCTTCTGTGCGATTATTTGGAACATATGGCTAGAAAGGAATAGACGAATTTTTTAGCATAAAGGAAAAGGTGTTGACGAGATTATCCATGTGTCCTTTACAAGCTATAAGGAGTTTCTAAGTGTGGATCCCTTttgttgttgatggcaatgccgAAGATGACAAGGGATATAGTTTAGCATTCGTGGTGCTGGcaattctctttttttatttcttatcgcTTATGTTGGTCTTCTTGTTGATTACTTATGCTCCACTTAATGTGTTGAGCTcctttctttcaaaaaaaaagatatttatagGAAGATATGATAACTTAGTCATTTGATTGATGATCTTATTTCAAGTGAGTATGTAGTTTCTTCCCTTATTGCATAAGAAGTTAACAAGTTATTTCAAGTGGCGTAGCTATTAGtattaaattattgaaaaaaatttgtatgattaaaactaaaatcttaaaaatatttatcaaaattatttgtatttaaaaaatatataaaaaaattataattaaaattagtgtattcaaaaatattgagaattttgaattcataagaaaaaaaattattgaagggaCTAATTTGGAGCATGACATTTAATTTCAAGAACTAAAATAAGTCACTTAATGCAAAGTCACGAACCAATTTGATGCATCTACAATAATGACATAATGGATGACATATGGACCATTAATGTTGTGATACATAATCGAATAGTATTATGACACGTGGCACATCTATCCACAAT
This sequence is a window from Arachis stenosperma cultivar V10309 chromosome 10, arast.V10309.gnm1.PFL2, whole genome shotgun sequence. Protein-coding genes within it:
- the LOC130956860 gene encoding uncharacterized protein LOC130956860 — translated: MECVSTSSMLVLINSSPSKPFKMERGLRQSDPLSPFLFVLVMDVLHRMFEEAFRNGHISPLLVGRDHIELWHFQFADNTILFCPPEEEIVKNYRRILRCFELMSGLSVNFDKSSLIPVNCDDQWVQRMCSVLDCKEASLPVKYLGISLGANP